From Streptomyces sp. SAI-135:
ATGAGGCGCGCTGAGGCGCCGGTGACCGAGGCTCCGGCTCCGGTGTAACGCTGCCCCCTCTGGTTCGCGTCGATACGCAGGTCGATGCCCTGCGGAGAACTGTTGAAGGCCGGGCTGCCGTCGGGACTGAGCCTGCGGGAGCCGTCCGGCGTGGTGACCCACACCTGCGCGACGGGGTCGGCGGCCTGCGCGGTTTCGCCGCCGGTGAAGCTGAGACCGGTGACGGCGAGAGCCAGGGCCAGGGCGGTGGCCCCGGCCCGTGTCGGACTGGTTCTGCTGCGGTGTGACACGGTGCGGGTCTCCTTCGGGTCGGTGACAGGTGGGGGGTGCCGACCGGCTCGCCGTGGGGTGCGAGGAGGTGCGAGCCGATCGGGGCTCGAAGGGTGGTGCACTCGGTACGCCGAACCGGAACCGTGTTGCCGGCCGGTCGGGAGGGTGATCAGGGGAGGGGTGCCGCGCTGCGGCGCGTGCAGGACTCGGGCGTCACTTGCGGCGCGTGTAGGACTCGGTCATCAGGGGGTGGCATGCGGGTCCAGCGGAAGAACGGCGTCATGAAAGCACACTTACTAAGTACTTAGTAAGTGGTGTGCGTCACAATGTCGAGCGAAGGTGAAAAGATCATCCGGGGGCGGGCAGAGTCGGCGTAGGCTGGTGCGAGTGACTGACCAGTCAGTAAGCGGAGTGGGACGTGGCGCTCGGAAAGGGCCCCGCGTCCCTCGCAGCGCCGAGGCCCAACGCCGACAGCAGGACATCCTCCGCATCGCGATGGACACCTTCGCGGCCCGGGGCTACAACAACGCCTCCCTGGCCGAGATCGCCGACCGCGTCGGGCTGACCCAGGCAGGCGTCCTGCACTACTTCCGTTCCAAGTCACTGTTGCTCACCAGCGTCCTCGAACTGCGCGACGAGACGGACATCGAGCAACTCGGCACCCAAAGGCCGACGGGGCTGAGGTTTCTCCGCCACCTCGTCGACACCGCGTACCGCAACGCCGAGCGCGAGGGCATCGTCCGGCTCTACGCCGTACTGTCGGCCGAGTCCGTCACCGATGACCATCCGGCCCAGGGCTACTTCCGAGACCGGTACGCCGGGTTGCGGGCTTTCGTATCCGAGGCCATGACCGAGGCGTGCGGGCTCGCAGAGGCGGACGAGGACCGCGTACGGCACGCCGCCAACGCGGTCATCGCCGTCATGGACGGGCTCCAGACGCAGTGGCTTCTCGACCCGGACGCCGTCGACATGGCAGCGTCCACGGAACTGGTCATCGAGTCCCTCCTTGCCGCGCTCGCTCCTGACCGCTTTCCCGTCACCTGAGTCACGACGCCGCTCATTGCCTCTGGCCACCGGCAGCGGTGGAAGGACGGAACCGTGGTGCGAGGGCGGCGGTGCCTCCCGCTTCCTGCCCGCAGACAGGCACCGCCGTCACCAGCCCCTGTCACCTCACCGGCTTCACCGCGGCCCGCCGATCCGCAGCCGGATCGTGTATGCCTCCGGGCGCAGGGCGAAGTCCGGCCAGACGTCCGGGCCGCAGGCGCGTGAGCCCAGGCCGTGCTGGGCCGCGTCGATGTGCAGGTGCGTCGTGGTGGAAACGGGGAGTTCGTAGGGGTGATCGGCCGCGGTGATCTCCTGGGGTGTGTGGCGGCTGAGGACGAAGCCGGGTCGGCGTCCGCGGGTGTCGGGCAGCGCGACGAGGTGCAGCACCTCGTGACCGCCGCTCGTCAGCGACAACTCGCGCAGCCCGGAACGGTGTCCCGTCTCCTGGGGGCGGGCGTAGTCGACCGCCAGGTCGCGGACGGAGGAGGAGAAGCGGCCCGTGAGCGCCGCCCGGACGCTGTCCGGGTAGGACTCCAGCGGACCGAGGCCGAACCACTCGGCCCCGTCCACGGGCTGCGTGCCATCGGGCAGGGCCAGACGGATCCCGACCCGCGGCCACACCGTGCGCCAGCCGCTCGACGGCTCGATCTCCACGCGCAGTTCGAGTTCTCCACCGTCGAGCGT
This genomic window contains:
- a CDS encoding TetR/AcrR family transcriptional regulator produces the protein MGRGARKGPRVPRSAEAQRRQQDILRIAMDTFAARGYNNASLAEIADRVGLTQAGVLHYFRSKSLLLTSVLELRDETDIEQLGTQRPTGLRFLRHLVDTAYRNAEREGIVRLYAVLSAESVTDDHPAQGYFRDRYAGLRAFVSEAMTEACGLAEADEDRVRHAANAVIAVMDGLQTQWLLDPDAVDMAASTELVIESLLAALAPDRFPVT